The stretch of DNA TGTCGGTATCGGTCAGGTTGAAATCGATCATTGGGATGTCTCCAGATCGTCGAAAGGTGAATTGGTTGCGGGCCGCGCTAGACGGCTGCGACGCCCTGGAGGACGCTCAGCGTGCGCGCAGCGCGGTACCACATCTCGACGGGATGTTCGCGGATGAAACCGTGGCCACCGAGCACCTGCAGGCCGTCATCGGCCAGCTTCATGCCCTTCTCCGAGGCGTACGTGGATGCGAAGATCGCAGCCTTGGTCGCATCTTCGAGGCTTTCGAGGGTGGCCGCGGCCTTCCAGGTGAGCCAGCGCATCGCGTGGGTCTCGATCTGCATGTCCGAGAGCATGAACGCGATGGCCTGCTTCTGGGCGATGGCCTCGCCAAAGGCGTGGCGATCCTTGGCGTAGGGAATCGCGTACTCGCGCACGGCGCGTGCCAGGCCGACCAGCAACGCCGCGTTGGCAGTGCGGGTGCCCGCAAGCAGACGCCCCGCATCGATCCCAGCCTCGCCGCCAAGGCGTGCTTCGGCCGGTACCTCCACCTTCTCCAGCTCGAGGCTCACGGTGGGCAGGCCCTTCATGCCGAGGTTCAGCTCGAGATCGCCGATCGTCAGGCCGGCGGCGTCCCTCGGCACGATGAACGCGTCGAGGCTCTCGGCGCCTGTGTCGGCACTCTGGGCATTTCGCGCGACCACCAGGAAGTGCTCGGCGCGATCGCCGAGCACGACGAAGCGCTTGTGGCCCGTCAGGACGAAGCCGCCTTCCTTCGCTTCTGCCGTGGTCTGGAGCGCTAGCGGATCGAATGCCGGAGACGGCTCGATCAAGGCCAAGCTCGCCGGAGCGAAGCGCTCCTCGCAGAAGCGCGGCAAGTAGCTGGCCTTCTGCTCGGCGGTTCCGAAATCGTTGATCGCGAACGCGAACACCGAGGGATGGGTTGCGGCAATCGCCAGGCCCGGATCGCCGAACGCCAGTTCCTCGAGGATCAGTGCGTTCGTTATCGGCGAGCGGGGCTCGCCGCCACCGCCGAATTCTTCGGGCAGCTGGGTGTTGGTGAGACCGAGTTCCCATACCTGGTCGAGGACGCCGTCCGGAAGCGCACTGGCTTCGTCGGCGTCGCGCGCCACGGGACGGAGCACCTGCTCCGAGAACTCGCGCATCGCATCGCGCACGACTTCCTGCTCTTCGGTGGGTCCGAACGAGATCATGTTGTTACTCCTGGGTTCCGCCCGAGGTCTCCGGCAACGTGCTCGGAGCCACGGGACGGGCAAGCTGGTGAAAGAAAGGATCCATGGCTTCGCGGCCGCCCTCTTTTTCGAGGAGGCCACGCTTGGCAGCGTCGCGGGCATCGAGGAGCCCGAGGGCAACCGCACACCAGACGCGGGCATCGGCCGTGTACCGGACGTCCGCACCACTGGCGAAGCCGGGTTCGACCCGGCATTGGCCGCCGTGGATGCGAATGGACCAGACGCCACCGCCGGCGCCGGTGAGTCGCAGCTCGAAGACGACGTCCGCCTCCTTGGCCAGTTCCTCCCTCAGCAGGAAGGGCAAGGACTCGAGGATCGAGATGGCCGACGTTTCGGTGAACTGCTGGATATCCAGATCCAGCTCCTCCACCGCATGGTGGACGTACCAGCGCGCGATCGCGGCAATGACGGGCTCCAACTCGCGAGCCCTCTCGGTCGCCGCGTAGGCCTGCCGCCCGCCATCGAGCTCCTGGGTGCCTACGAAACCCGCCGCTGAGAGCTGACGCAGCCGGTTCGAGAGCACACGCGGCGTGATACCGGTGCGCTGGCGAAGCTCCTGGAAGCCGCGGGGCCCGCGCAGCAGGTGGCGGATGAGAACGAGCGCCCATTTGTCCCCGATCCAATCGAGCGCCCTTGCGACGGGATCGAAGATCTCGCCGGGCCGAGGAATAGGTGTGGGGGAGGCGTGCTCGGACACGGGACTAAGTATCTATCGGATACTTGCCACCAGGTCAAACGGATTCTTGCCCCCAGGGGCACCTGAGTTCAGGCTCCATGGAACCAGCGCCCATTGACGGGAGCGGGTAGCCTCTCCCCGCCGGAGGTGGACGGAGGATCGCCGGCGGGCAAGCATCGCCCGCGGGAGGAAAGTCCGGGCTCCATAGGGCAGGGAGGTCGCTAACGGCGACCCGGGGTGACCCGAGGGAAAGCGCCACAGAAACGACACCGCCGATGGCCCTTGATCCCGGCCGCTCTGAGAGGGGTAGCCGGAGGAGGCACAGGCAAGGGTGAAAACGTGGGGTAAGAGCCCACGCGCGACAGCCGGGTGACCGGCGGCGGGGCAAGCCCCTCCCGGAGCAAGCTCGAATAGGGACATCGCTGAGGGCGACCCGCCCAAGGTCCGCAAGGGCCCGGTGTCCGGGTGAGAGTGCTGGAGCGACGCAGCAATGCGCCGCCTAGATGAATGATCCTTGCCGGCCTCCGGGCCGGAACAGAACCCGGCTTATAGTCCACCTCCGGCACGGGGACGTTCCTTGCGAACTTGCGATGTTGAGATTGTGGGGAACCCACAATCTCAACATCGCAAGTTCGCAAGGAACGTCCCCGCCTCTTTGCTTACAGCTCTCGCCGCAGGCAGCGGAGCTTGCCGCGCCGGGCCGGGTCGTAGCTCTTCCACTTGGCCGGCGGCAGCTGGTCCGGCGGTACCTGGGAGAATCCCTGCCGTTCGAAGAAGGCCGCGACCCTCTGCGAGGTCGTGCAGGCAAAGATCCCACGCAACCCCAGGGAAGCTGCGCGCTCGACGGCGTGCGCCACCAGATGTTGGCCCACACCCTCCCCGAGAAATCGGGTCAACGTATACAGGGCGCTGATTTCGCCCTGGTCGCCCCAGTGGAGGAGTGCGCCCATCCCCGCGAGGTGGTGATCCTCGACGAAGGCGCCGAAGCCGCTGACCAGGATGCGATCGATCTCCGCTTCGCTACGCGGTGCGAGGTAGCCCTCCTCCATGCCCCGAGCGACAAGGTCGGCGGCGGCCGTGTAGTCGTCGATAGTCAACGCGCGCACGCCGACATAACGTTCGCGCGTGAACAGCGTTCCGACACCACTGTAGGTGAAGAGCTCGTCGGTCAGCCCGGCGGCCGTACACACGTTCACCGCAGGCAGGCCCGCGCCGAGAAGAGCGGCGACTTCACTCCAGAGCGCCATCCGGTCGCGCCCGGCCAGGCTGCTTCCGCCCTCGGCGAGCCAACCCTTCAGTTCCTCCAGGTGGACGAAGGAATGGCGGCCTTCCTGGGTCGTCACGAGGCCACCTTCCCCATCGAGCCGTACCACTTTGAAGAAGCGCAATCCGGTCGCCAGGTTGCGAAGCCCTGAGGCGAAGTCATCGGCCCCGACCTGGACGCCAACCCGAGCGGCTTTGTCCAACTGGCGCCACAACGCGCCCTCCAGCCGGTCCTCCTCGGCGGAAAACGTGGCGCCCAGGGAGTGCAAGTTCAGCACCTCCCGATCCGGCGCGACCAGCACCACGCGCCCCCCCCCCTCCTCCAGGATCTCGAGCGCCCGGGTCACGGCGGGATGGCGCAGATCGTCGGAAAGGGGGGTTGCTAGAGCAAGCGTTCGACCGCGAAACTCGCGCTGATAGAAGGCGCGCTCGGAGAATCCGGGCGCCATGGCTTCCGAGGCCGGATCGGACATCGGCGAATTGTCGCGGATCGCCGGCCATCTCGGTATGGTGGCGCCTCGATGGGATTCGACGGCTGGCTCACGCTCGGCGTACTCGTCTTGATGGTGGCCGCGATGGTCCGGGAGGTCGCGGGACCGGACCTCATCGTCATGGCGGGCTTGTTCGCCTTGGCGGCTACCGGCGTGCTGACGCCTGAGGAGACTTTCTCCGGTTTCGCGAATCCGGCGATGGCCGCGGTGGGAGCCTTGTTCATCGTTTCCGCCGGCCTGCGGGAGACCGGCCTCCTGGAAGCGGCCGTGGTGCGTCTGTTTGGCCGGGCGCGGGGAGAGTTCTCGGCTCTTACCCGCATGTGCCCTCCCCTGGCAGGCTTCTCGGCATTCCTGAACAACGCACCGATCGTCGCCATGATGACCCCGGTGGTGATCGAGTGGGCGCGCCGCCGAGGCCTCTCGCCGAGCCGTTTCCTGATCCCGCTCTCCTACTCGACCATCCTCGGCAGCCTGCTCACGGTGATCGGAACGAGCGTCAACCTCACGGTGGCTGGCTTGATCGTCCAGGCCGACATGCCAGCGATGCGCTTCTTCGAGCTGCTGCCGGTTGGACTTCCCGTGTGTTTCGCCGGGCTCGCCTACATCGTCTTCGTCGCGCCCCGCTTGATCCCAGCGCGCCAGGACCTCGCCCAGCAACTCGGCGAGCAGAGACGCGAGTACACCGCGGCGATGCGGGTCGAAACCGGCAGCCTCCTGGCTGGGGAAACCGTCGAAGAGGCCGGCCTTCGCCAGCTTCCCGGCCTCTTCCTGATCGAAATCGATCGGGGCGGACGAACGATCACGCCGGTCGCTCCCCAGGAAGTCCTGCGTGAGGGGGACCGGCTGGTCTTTGCCGGTGCCGTCGCCACAATCGTCGATCTCCAGCGCTTCCCTGGCCTGGTTCCCGATACGGTCGATGCAGCCGACCAGGGCGGTGGCGAACCGCGAGAGCGCCGCTTGATCGAGGCCGTGATCTCGAGCAGTTCTCCCCTTCGCGGCCAGAGCGTCCGTGACGCCAACTTCCGGACGTCCTTCGATGCCGCCGTCGTGGCGGTGCACCGCAACGGCGAGCGCGTGGGCGGGAAGATCGGCGAGATCGTATTGCGGCCCGGCGATACGCTTCTGCTCCAGACGGCCGTCGGCTTCATGCGAGCCCACGGCAACAGCCTGGATTTCTACCTCGTGAGTGAGATCGGCGGCCACGTTGCACCGCGCACGGAGAAAGCCGGCCTGGCGATCGCCATCCTGGTCGGGATGGTCGGTATCGCCGCCCTCGACATCCTTCCGATCTCCATCGCGTCCTTCATCGCGGTCGGCGCGCTCATCGGCACGCGCTGCATCGACGGTAGAATCGCAAGGCAGAGCGTCGAATGGAACGTGCTCGTCGTAATCGGTGCGGGCCTGGGCATCGCATTGGCCATGCAGAAATCGGGCGCGGCCAGTGAGATCGCCAGCCTGCTCGTCGGCGGCACCGGCCAACTCGGCCCCTGGATCACACTGGCTGCCGTCTATCTGGTGACCGTCCTGCTCTCGGAATTCCTGCACCACAATGCAGCCGTGGCGATCATGTTCCCGATCGCGATCCAGGCAGCAAGCCAGGTCGGAGCCGATCCGCGCGGCTTCATCATGGCCATCGCCATGGGGGCGAACTGCGCCTTCGCCAACCCGGTGACCTATCAAACCCACTTGATCGTCTACGGCCCGGGCGGCTATCGGTTCACCGATTTCGTGCGCGTCGGTCTACCCCTGGACCTGCTCTGCGCGGCCGTCGCACTGACGGTCATCCCGTGGATCTGGCCGCTCGGCTAGATGCGCATCGACGCCTACCTCCCGGAGTTCACCTTTTCCGAGCGCCACATCATCCAGGTAGACGCTCCACCGGCTCGGGTCTATCCCGTCGCGCGCCACCTCGATTTCAACGATTCCCGGATCATCCGTGCGCTGTTCCGAATGCGAGGCTTGCCTGCCGAGGATCTCCGCCTGGATTCCCTGCTGGGCGATCGGCCCGGCTTCGCGATCCTGGAAGAGCGGCCGCCGGAGGAATTCGTGATCGGCCTGATGGCCGAGGGCACGCGGCGGATCAAGATCGAAAGCGCTGAGGCCTTCCATGCCTTTGCGCCCGCCCAGGGCCTGCGCATCGCCTGGAATTTCCACCTGCGTCCCGTGGAGGACGGCACCCTCGTTTCGACACAGACACGCGTGCAGTGCCTGGGCGCGACAACGCGGCGCCTGTTTCGGCTCTACTGGCTGGTCATCCGCCCGTTCAGCGGCTGGATCCGGCTCGAAATGCTGCGCACCCTGAAGCGACAGGCCGAAACGGGCTGAGCCCTACTCGCCGCGGACCTCGCGCACGGCGGCGATCACTTCGTCATGAATCGTGCCGGAAGTCGCAACGATGCCGCGGTTGTTCTCGAGCGTGCGCCCGCGGGAGAAATCGAGGTCGCTTCCGAACACGTCCGTCACCCGGCCGCCGGCCTCCTCCACCACGATCTTGCCCGCGGCATGATCCCAGATCTTCTCCCGGTAGTCCTTCCGCGTGGGCATCCGCAGGTAGATCGAGGCGTCGCCCCGGGCGACGGCTCCATACTTGCACTGGCTGTCGATGCGAAAAGGCTCCTGGGTGATGCCGAGACGGGCCGCGATTCGGGCCGATTCGCTCTGGT from bacterium encodes:
- a CDS encoding GNAT family N-acetyltransferase, which encodes MSDPASEAMAPGFSERAFYQREFRGRTLALATPLSDDLRHPAVTRALEILEEGGGRVVLVAPDREVLNLHSLGATFSAEEDRLEGALWRQLDKAARVGVQVGADDFASGLRNLATGLRFFKVVRLDGEGGLVTTQEGRHSFVHLEELKGWLAEGGSSLAGRDRMALWSEVAALLGAGLPAVNVCTAAGLTDELFTYSGVGTLFTRERYVGVRALTIDDYTAAADLVARGMEEGYLAPRSEAEIDRILVSGFGAFVEDHHLAGMGALLHWGDQGEISALYTLTRFLGEGVGQHLVAHAVERAASLGLRGIFACTTSQRVAAFFERQGFSQVPPDQLPPAKWKSYDPARRGKLRCLRREL
- a CDS encoding acyl-CoA dehydrogenase, which produces MISFGPTEEQEVVRDAMREFSEQVLRPVARDADEASALPDGVLDQVWELGLTNTQLPEEFGGGGEPRSPITNALILEELAFGDPGLAIAATHPSVFAFAINDFGTAEQKASYLPRFCEERFAPASLALIEPSPAFDPLALQTTAEAKEGGFVLTGHKRFVVLGDRAEHFLVVARNAQSADTGAESLDAFIVPRDAAGLTIGDLELNLGMKGLPTVSLELEKVEVPAEARLGGEAGIDAGRLLAGTRTANAALLVGLARAVREYAIPYAKDRHAFGEAIAQKQAIAFMLSDMQIETHAMRWLTWKAAATLESLEDATKAAIFASTYASEKGMKLADDGLQVLGGHGFIREHPVEMWYRAARTLSVLQGVAAV
- a CDS encoding DUF2867 domain-containing protein — its product is MRIDAYLPEFTFSERHIIQVDAPPARVYPVARHLDFNDSRIIRALFRMRGLPAEDLRLDSLLGDRPGFAILEERPPEEFVIGLMAEGTRRIKIESAEAFHAFAPAQGLRIAWNFHLRPVEDGTLVSTQTRVQCLGATTRRLFRLYWLVIRPFSGWIRLEMLRTLKRQAETG
- a CDS encoding SLC13 family permease → MGFDGWLTLGVLVLMVAAMVREVAGPDLIVMAGLFALAATGVLTPEETFSGFANPAMAAVGALFIVSAGLRETGLLEAAVVRLFGRARGEFSALTRMCPPLAGFSAFLNNAPIVAMMTPVVIEWARRRGLSPSRFLIPLSYSTILGSLLTVIGTSVNLTVAGLIVQADMPAMRFFELLPVGLPVCFAGLAYIVFVAPRLIPARQDLAQQLGEQRREYTAAMRVETGSLLAGETVEEAGLRQLPGLFLIEIDRGGRTITPVAPQEVLREGDRLVFAGAVATIVDLQRFPGLVPDTVDAADQGGGEPRERRLIEAVISSSSPLRGQSVRDANFRTSFDAAVVAVHRNGERVGGKIGEIVLRPGDTLLLQTAVGFMRAHGNSLDFYLVSEIGGHVAPRTEKAGLAIAILVGMVGIAALDILPISIASFIAVGALIGTRCIDGRIARQSVEWNVLVVIGAGLGIALAMQKSGAASEIASLLVGGTGQLGPWITLAAVYLVTVLLSEFLHHNAAVAIMFPIAIQAASQVGADPRGFIMAIAMGANCAFANPVTYQTHLIVYGPGGYRFTDFVRVGLPLDLLCAAVALTVIPWIWPLG